In a genomic window of Gossypium arboreum isolate Shixiya-1 chromosome 7, ASM2569848v2, whole genome shotgun sequence:
- the LOC108474175 gene encoding uncharacterized protein At1g03900-like, with the protein MSFDEEESFEHTLLVVREVTVYKIPPRSTSGGYKCGEWLQSDKIWSGRLRVVSCKDRCEIRLEDPNSAELFAACFIYPGQRESSVEPALDSSRYFVLKIEDGNGKHAFIGLGFNERNEAFDFNVALSDHNKYVSRENEKEASEKNATDSLIDIHPAVNHRLKEGETIRINIQPKPSSGTGMLSAAALSGVVLKPNTLCLVPPPADSGKIRSPLPPPPNDPAAARMTSTSQSVGQRAPTENTRQTDPLTNFSQLERNLPASGSGPRKTTASGWAAF; encoded by the exons ATGTCATTCGATGAAGAAGAGTCCTTCGAACACACCCTCCTCGTGGTCCGCGAAGTCACTGTCTACAAAATCCCGCCACGTTCCACCTCCGGTGGTTACAAATGCGGCGAGTGGCTCCAATCCGACAAGATCTGGTCGGGTCGGCTCCGGGTCGTCTCTTGCAAGGACCGATGCGAGATCCGATTGGAGGATCCCAACTCGGCTGAGCTATTCGCCGCTTGTTTTATCTACCCTGGCCAGCGCGAGAGTTCCGTAGAGCCCGCGCTTGATTCTTCCCGGTACTTCGTGCTCAAGATTGAGGACGGGAATGGGAAACACGCCTTCATTGGGCTCGGGTTTAATGAGCGGAACGAGGCGTTTGATTTCAACGTGGCGTTGTCTGATCACAATAAGTATGTCAGCAGAGAGAACGAGAAAGAGGCCAGTGAGAAAAATGCGACTGATTCTCTTATTGATATTCATCCGGCTGTTAATCATCGATTGAAG GAAGGTGAGACGATTCGGATTAATATTCAGCCCAAGCCATCTAGTGGAACTGGCATGCTTTCAGCTGCTGCATTGTCAGGGGTGGTTCTAAAGCCTAATACTTTGTGCCTTGTCCCGCCGCCTGCTGATTCGGGAAAGATAAGATCTCCTCTCCCACCCCCTCCCAATGACCCTGCAGCGGCTCGGATGACATCTACCAGTCAAAGTGTTGGTCAAAGAGCACCCACCGAAAACACAAGACAAACTGACCCTTTAACAAACTTTTCTCAACTTGAG AGGAATCTTCCTGCAAGTGGATCTGGACCTAGGAAGACCACTGCATCAGGATGGGCGGCTTTCTAA